Proteins found in one Mesorhizobium sp. CAU 1732 genomic segment:
- a CDS encoding EAL domain-containing protein gives MRTGQWLVSAVLAVLLSVLAALPAFAIEPIKITREDVALDLSGAVEIYRDQGENFQVSTAPGIDGIVRRIEVEALDERSSGDWAVFALANTTDQQLDRQIVAPHFRLVGSGLIWPDLGSNRIAAITPSEGFTLDRQANRSADVFQVTLNPGSIVTFIAELSSPKLPQIYLWEPEAYKDTTNSYTLFRGIVIGIAGLLALFLTILFVVKGTSMFPATAALSWAVLAYICIDFGFLNQLLDITAGSEQLWRAGTEVALAATFVVFLFTYLNLNRWHLHFSYGALVWVLALIMLAGVAVFDPPIASGIARFSFALTAVAGVGLITYFAFKGYDRAIMLVPSWLMILVWLVGSWMAVTGSLDNDIVQPALGGGLILIILLIGFTVMQHAFAGGALHQGLFSDMERQALAVTGSGDIVWDWDVLRDRVVTKPDISRQLGLPANSLHGPARNWLPVLHSDDRDTFRTTLDVILEHRRGRVSQSFRLRGADGHYHWFALRARPVIGSDGEIIRCVGTLVDVTEQKKAEERLLHDAVHDNLTGLPSRELFLNRLEAVISIAKTEESVKPTVIVIDIDRFKQVNDGLGISAGDTILLTIARRLHRLLKPRDSLSRFAGDQFAMLVLSEHDPARVAGVAEAIKQAISAPITFAKREIVLAASIGLVSWNSSQSSAEDMVKDAELAMHQAKRFGGDRIEPFRPAFRSVGTDRLQLESDLRRAVERSELRLAYQPIVRLEDRSIAGFEALLRWDHPRRGPIPPSDFIPVAESCGLIVQLGLFAMQQAADDLVSWQKQIGDVPLSVSVNLSSRQLIRRDLVSDVRSVVARANLKPRCFRLELTESLVMDNPEQSAHILNKLKQLGIGLSLDDFGTGYSSLAYLTRFPFDTIKIDKSFIDDSSPKRSVLLRSMVNMAHELGLSVVAEGVTDESDALELRQMGCEYVQSFMFGPPMQADAAIKLLKEQYPLVQA, from the coding sequence GTGCGAACGGGACAATGGCTCGTCAGTGCGGTTCTTGCCGTTCTGTTGAGCGTGCTCGCAGCCCTTCCGGCCTTCGCGATCGAGCCGATCAAGATCACCCGCGAAGACGTCGCGCTCGACCTGTCGGGCGCTGTCGAGATCTACCGCGACCAGGGCGAGAACTTTCAGGTTTCCACCGCGCCCGGCATCGACGGCATCGTGCGCCGCATCGAAGTCGAGGCATTGGATGAGCGATCGAGCGGCGACTGGGCCGTGTTCGCGCTTGCCAACACCACCGATCAGCAGCTCGATCGCCAGATCGTCGCGCCGCATTTCCGGCTGGTGGGTTCCGGCCTGATCTGGCCCGACCTCGGATCGAACCGCATCGCGGCGATCACGCCCAGCGAGGGCTTCACGCTCGATCGTCAGGCGAACCGCTCGGCGGACGTGTTCCAGGTCACGCTGAACCCCGGCTCAATCGTCACGTTTATCGCCGAACTGTCCTCGCCCAAGCTGCCGCAGATCTATCTATGGGAGCCGGAGGCCTATAAGGACACGACCAATTCCTACACGCTGTTCCGCGGCATCGTGATCGGCATCGCGGGTCTTCTGGCGCTGTTCCTCACGATCCTGTTCGTGGTGAAGGGCACGTCGATGTTCCCCGCAACGGCGGCGCTGTCCTGGGCTGTCCTTGCCTATATCTGCATCGATTTCGGCTTCCTGAACCAGCTTCTCGACATCACCGCCGGCAGCGAACAATTATGGCGAGCGGGCACGGAGGTGGCGCTTGCGGCGACCTTCGTGGTCTTCCTGTTCACCTATCTCAATCTCAATCGATGGCATCTGCATTTCAGCTACGGAGCGCTGGTCTGGGTGCTGGCGCTGATCATGCTGGCGGGTGTCGCCGTCTTCGATCCACCCATTGCGTCCGGCATCGCGCGCTTTTCCTTTGCGCTGACAGCCGTGGCCGGCGTCGGCCTGATCACCTATTTCGCCTTCAAAGGCTATGACCGCGCGATCATGCTGGTGCCGAGCTGGCTGATGATCCTCGTCTGGCTCGTCGGCTCGTGGATGGCGGTCACCGGTTCGCTCGACAACGACATCGTCCAGCCGGCGCTGGGCGGCGGGCTGATCCTGATCATCCTGCTGATCGGCTTCACGGTCATGCAGCACGCCTTCGCCGGCGGCGCGCTTCATCAGGGTCTGTTCAGCGACATGGAGCGCCAGGCGCTGGCCGTTACCGGTTCCGGCGACATCGTGTGGGACTGGGACGTGCTGCGCGACCGCGTCGTCACCAAGCCGGACATCAGCCGCCAGCTCGGCCTGCCCGCAAACAGTCTGCACGGCCCTGCCCGCAACTGGCTGCCGGTTCTGCATTCGGACGACCGCGATACGTTCCGCACGACCCTCGACGTGATCCTGGAACATCGTCGCGGGCGCGTGTCGCAATCTTTCCGCCTGCGCGGCGCGGACGGGCACTATCACTGGTTCGCCTTGCGGGCGCGGCCCGTCATCGGCTCGGACGGGGAGATCATCCGCTGCGTCGGCACGCTGGTGGACGTCACCGAACAGAAGAAGGCCGAGGAACGCCTGCTTCATGATGCGGTGCACGACAATCTCACCGGCCTACCCTCGCGCGAGCTCTTCCTGAACCGGCTCGAAGCGGTCATCTCGATTGCCAAGACCGAAGAGTCCGTGAAACCAACGGTCATCGTCATCGACATCGACCGCTTCAAGCAGGTCAATGACGGCCTTGGCATATCCGCAGGCGACACGATCCTCCTGACGATCGCGCGACGCCTTCACCGCCTGCTCAAGCCGCGCGATTCGCTGTCGCGCTTTGCCGGCGACCAGTTCGCGATGCTCGTTCTGTCCGAGCATGATCCCGCCCGCGTGGCGGGTGTCGCGGAAGCGATCAAGCAGGCGATCAGCGCGCCGATAACCTTTGCCAAGCGCGAGATCGTTCTGGCGGCATCCATAGGCCTCGTGTCGTGGAACTCCTCGCAGTCGAGCGCGGAGGACATGGTCAAGGACGCGGAACTTGCGATGCATCAGGCAAAGCGCTTCGGCGGCGACCGGATCGAACCGTTCCGGCCGGCGTTCCGCTCCGTCGGCACGGACCGGCTGCAACTGGAATCCGATCTTCGCCGTGCCGTGGAGCGCTCGGAACTCCGGCTTGCCTATCAGCCGATCGTGCGCCTGGAAGACCGCTCGATCGCCGGCTTCGAAGCGCTCCTGCGCTGGGATCATCCACGTCGCGGGCCGATTCCGCCGAGCGACTTCATCCCGGTGGCCGAAAGCTGCGGCCTGATCGTGCAGCTTGGCTTGTTCGCGATGCAACAGGCCGCAGACGACCTCGTCTCATGGCAAAAGCAGATCGGCGACGTGCCGCTGTCGGTGTCGGTCAATCTGTCGAGCCGCCAGCTTATCCGGCGCGATCTCGTCAGCGACGTGCGCTCGGTCGTGGCGCGGGCGAATTTGAAGCCGCGCTGCTTCCGCCTCGAACTCACCGAATCGCTCGTGATGGACAATCCCGAGCAGTCGGCGCACATCCTGAACAAGCTCAAGCAACTCGGCATCGGCCTGTCGCTCGACGATTTCGGAACCGGCTACTCGTCGCTTGCGTACCTGACCCGCTTCCCGTTCGACACGATCAAGATCGACAAGAGCTTCATCGACGATTCGAGCCCGAAGCGGTCCGTTTTGCTGCGCTCGATGGTGAACATGGCGCACGAACTCGGCCTGTCGGTCGTCGCGGAAGGCGTGACCGACGAGAGCGATGCGCTGGAACTGCGGCAGATGGGCTGCGAATACGTCCAGAGCTTCATGTTCGGCCCGCCCATGCAGGCGGACGCGGCCATCAAGCTTCTCAAGGAGCAGTATCCGCTGGTTCAGGCCTGA
- a CDS encoding GNAT family protein — MLALPFFRRDLPELNGSRVALRVPQSSDYHEWAALRRESRGFLEPWEPQWSSDELERAGWRRRVKRYREEYEAGSAIAFLIFETVQRRLIGGITIGNIRYGVSQSAQIGYWMGERYAGQGYMQDAIQVLISHAFGAMRLHRIEAACIPANARSIRVLEKAGFAREGLLRSYLRINGIWQDHFIYSLIADEHRADRI; from the coding sequence GTGCTGGCCTTGCCGTTCTTTCGCCGCGACCTGCCGGAACTTAACGGGTCGCGAGTGGCGCTGCGCGTGCCGCAATCGTCGGATTATCACGAATGGGCGGCACTCCGTCGCGAGAGCCGCGGTTTTCTGGAGCCGTGGGAGCCGCAATGGTCGAGCGACGAGCTCGAGCGCGCCGGCTGGCGACGACGCGTGAAGCGCTATCGGGAAGAATACGAGGCCGGCTCGGCGATCGCCTTCCTGATCTTCGAAACAGTCCAGAGACGGCTGATCGGTGGAATCACCATCGGCAACATCCGCTACGGCGTCTCCCAATCCGCGCAGATCGGCTACTGGATGGGAGAGCGTTACGCCGGCCAGGGCTATATGCAGGACGCAATACAGGTGCTGATTTCCCACGCGTTCGGGGCCATGAGGTTGCACCGGATCGAGGCGGCCTGTATTCCAGCGAATGCGCGATCGATCCGCGTGCTTGAAAAAGCCGGATTCGCGCGTGAAGGACTGTTGCGTTCCTACCTGCGTATCAACGGCATCTGGCAGGACCACTTCATCTACTCCCTGATTGCGGACGAGCATCGGGCCGACAGGATATGA
- a CDS encoding pitrilysin family protein: MGVEVSRLSNGLTVATETLPHIESVALGVWVKSGARNERDDEHGLAHLLEHMAFKGTGGRNAWKIASEIEDVGGEINAATSVETTAFYARVLKDDVPLAIDILADILTDSKFDPAELEREQHVILQEIGAAHDTPDDIVFDRFTETAFRHQTIGRSILGTPETVQSFTSKQLHDFIERQYGADRMVVVAAGGVAHDDFVREVEKRLGTFRATAKTEPEQFASYVGGDFRENRDLMDAQIVLGFEGRAYHVRDFYASQVLSMILGGGMSSRLFQEVRERRGLCYSVYAFHWGFSDTGIFGVHAATGKGDIAELVPVIINELQRTGESILPEELNRARAQYRAGLMMSHESAASRASQIARQMLLFGRPIGTEELVDRLSKLTVERLTDLSYRMFSTKPTVAAVGPVGSLPVYESISDKLMGSASAAPRKRAV, from the coding sequence ATGGGTGTTGAGGTAAGCCGTCTGTCGAACGGCCTGACAGTCGCCACCGAAACCCTTCCACACATCGAATCCGTTGCCTTGGGAGTCTGGGTCAAGTCCGGCGCGCGTAACGAACGCGACGACGAACATGGCCTTGCGCACCTCCTCGAACACATGGCGTTCAAGGGTACCGGCGGTCGCAATGCGTGGAAGATCGCCTCGGAGATCGAGGACGTCGGCGGCGAGATAAATGCCGCCACCAGTGTCGAGACGACAGCGTTCTATGCGCGGGTTCTCAAGGACGATGTGCCCCTGGCCATCGACATCCTCGCCGACATCCTGACCGATTCGAAGTTCGATCCAGCCGAGCTCGAGCGCGAGCAGCATGTGATCCTGCAGGAGATCGGTGCAGCCCACGACACGCCAGACGACATCGTCTTCGACCGCTTCACGGAGACGGCATTCCGTCACCAGACGATCGGCCGCTCCATCCTCGGCACGCCGGAAACGGTGCAATCCTTCACCTCGAAGCAGCTTCACGATTTCATCGAGCGTCAATACGGCGCCGACCGCATGGTGGTCGTGGCAGCCGGCGGTGTCGCGCATGACGATTTCGTGCGCGAGGTCGAGAAACGTCTCGGTACGTTCCGCGCGACCGCGAAAACGGAACCGGAGCAGTTCGCGTCCTATGTCGGCGGAGATTTCCGCGAGAACCGCGATTTGATGGACGCGCAGATCGTGCTCGGCTTCGAGGGCCGCGCCTATCATGTGCGCGATTTCTACGCCTCGCAGGTCCTGTCGATGATCCTGGGCGGCGGCATGTCGTCGAGGCTCTTCCAGGAAGTGCGCGAGCGTCGCGGGCTGTGCTACTCGGTATACGCCTTCCATTGGGGCTTCTCGGATACCGGCATCTTCGGCGTCCATGCGGCCACCGGCAAGGGCGACATCGCCGAATTGGTGCCGGTGATCATCAACGAGCTTCAGCGAACGGGCGAATCCATCCTGCCCGAAGAGCTCAACCGCGCCCGCGCCCAGTATCGCGCAGGCCTGATGATGTCGCACGAGAGTGCTGCAAGCCGCGCCTCGCAGATCGCGCGCCAGATGCTGCTGTTCGGACGGCCGATCGGGACCGAAGAGTTGGTCGACCGACTGTCCAAGCTCACCGTCGAGCGCCTGACCGATCTTTCCTACCGGATGTTTTCCACCAAGCCGACCGTGGCGGCTGTCGGGCCGGTCGGTTCGTTGCCGGTCTATGAGAGCATCAGCGACAAGCTCATGGGATCCGCCTCGGCGGCCCCGCGCAAGCGCGCCGTCTGA
- the thrC gene encoding threonine synthase: MRYVSTRGSAPELGFRDVLLAGLARDGGLYVPAEWPRYTAAELRAMRGLSYPDLAVRLLTPFVKGEIDDAVFAGIVREAYATFRHDAVCPIVQTGENEFVLELFHGPTLAFKDVAMQLLARLMDHVLAERGERATIAGATSGDTGGAAIDAFAGRDRTDIFILFPHGKVSPVQQRQMTTSTAPNVHALAIEGNFDDCQDLVKGMFNHHAFRDGVALSGVNSINWARIMAQIVYYFSSAFSLGGPDRPVSFTVPTGNFGDIFAAYAARQMGLPVERLVIATNDNDILARTLDTGVYETRGVIETTSPSMDIQVSSNFERLLFEASGRNADTVIRYMQGLRQSGRFTIGDDELETIRSGFDAGRSSMEETAATIRSVLAKSGYLADPHTATAMKVAREHRGDVPMVVLSTAHPAKFPAAVEAACGVSPSLPSWLGNLMERPEKFTVLPSDPKMLEDHISRHTRAARQRSGS; this comes from the coding sequence ATGCGCTATGTGAGCACCCGGGGGAGCGCCCCCGAACTTGGCTTTCGGGATGTTCTGCTCGCGGGACTGGCGCGCGACGGCGGTCTCTACGTGCCGGCCGAGTGGCCCCGCTATACGGCGGCCGAACTGCGCGCCATGCGCGGACTGTCCTATCCGGACCTTGCGGTCCGGCTTCTGACGCCATTTGTCAAAGGCGAGATCGATGATGCGGTTTTTGCAGGCATCGTTCGCGAAGCCTACGCGACCTTCCGCCATGACGCTGTGTGCCCGATCGTGCAGACCGGCGAAAACGAGTTCGTGCTCGAGCTCTTCCACGGCCCGACGCTCGCCTTCAAGGACGTGGCGATGCAACTCCTCGCCCGCCTGATGGACCACGTCCTGGCGGAACGCGGCGAGCGCGCAACGATCGCGGGGGCGACATCGGGCGATACCGGCGGCGCTGCGATCGATGCCTTCGCCGGCCGCGACCGCACCGATATCTTCATCCTCTTCCCGCATGGCAAGGTGTCGCCCGTCCAGCAGCGGCAGATGACGACATCGACCGCACCGAACGTCCACGCACTGGCCATCGAAGGCAATTTCGACGATTGTCAGGATCTCGTGAAGGGGATGTTCAACCACCACGCCTTCCGCGATGGCGTCGCGCTCTCGGGCGTGAACTCGATCAACTGGGCGCGCATCATGGCCCAGATCGTCTATTACTTCTCCTCGGCCTTCTCGCTCGGCGGACCCGACCGGCCGGTCTCGTTCACGGTGCCGACCGGAAATTTCGGCGACATCTTCGCGGCCTACGCAGCCAGGCAGATGGGCCTGCCGGTCGAGCGGCTGGTGATCGCCACGAACGACAACGACATTCTCGCGCGCACCCTCGACACCGGCGTCTACGAGACGCGCGGCGTCATCGAAACCACCTCGCCGTCGATGGACATCCAGGTTTCTTCGAATTTCGAGCGCCTGCTGTTCGAGGCATCGGGTCGCAACGCAGACACCGTGATCCGCTACATGCAGGGCCTGCGGCAGTCCGGACGCTTCACGATCGGCGACGACGAGTTGGAGACGATCCGGTCGGGCTTCGACGCGGGGCGCTCCTCGATGGAGGAAACGGCGGCCACGATCCGAAGCGTGCTCGCCAAATCCGGCTATCTGGCGGACCCGCATACCGCCACCGCGATGAAGGTCGCGCGTGAACATCGCGGCGATGTGCCGATGGTGGTTCTGTCCACCGCGCACCCGGCCAAGTTCCCCGCAGCGGTCGAAGCGGCGTGCGGCGTCTCACCTTCCCTTCCGTCATGGCTCGGAAATCTCATGGAGCGCCCCGAAAAGTTTACGGTGCTTCCCTCCGACCCGAAAATGTTGGAAGATCACATTAGCCGCCACACGAGAGCGGCTCGCCAGCGTTCAGGGAGTTAA
- a CDS encoding HAD family hydrolase, whose amino-acid sequence MSRTDLIIFDCDGVLVDSEIIAARVEAELLTAAGYEIEPEDLARLYAGLTFRDIMLRIEKESQQLFQATLIDEAEAMVDRKLRNEVRAIEGVHEAVASVTTKRCICSNSGSSRLEAMLTRTQLLPFFEGRIFSSLDTPSAKPKPAPDVFLHAASVMEADPRKTFVVEDSVHGVAGARSAGMRVIGFTGASHSHPGHADMLTEAGAETVIRRWADFPAVVAALSEWSEDA is encoded by the coding sequence ATGTCCCGGACCGACCTTATCATCTTCGACTGCGACGGCGTTCTCGTCGATTCAGAGATCATCGCCGCGCGCGTGGAGGCGGAGCTTCTCACCGCCGCGGGATACGAGATCGAGCCGGAAGACCTGGCAAGGCTCTACGCCGGCCTGACGTTTCGCGACATCATGCTTCGCATCGAGAAGGAATCGCAGCAGCTTTTCCAGGCGACCCTGATCGACGAAGCGGAAGCGATGGTCGATCGCAAGCTGCGCAACGAAGTGCGCGCCATCGAAGGCGTCCACGAGGCCGTGGCCTCCGTCACGACGAAGCGCTGCATCTGCTCGAATTCGGGGTCATCGAGGCTCGAGGCGATGCTGACGCGCACGCAGCTTCTGCCCTTTTTCGAGGGACGGATCTTCTCGTCGCTGGACACTCCGTCCGCCAAACCCAAGCCAGCGCCCGATGTGTTCCTGCACGCCGCCAGCGTCATGGAAGCCGATCCGCGTAAGACTTTCGTGGTGGAGGATTCGGTTCACGGGGTCGCCGGCGCGCGTTCGGCCGGAATGCGGGTCATCGGCTTCACCGGTGCGTCGCACAGCCATCCCGGCCATGCCGACATGCTCACCGAGGCCGGCGCGGAAACGGTCATTCGCCGCTGGGCGGATTTTCCGGCCGTCGTCGCCGCTCTGTCGGAATGGTCGGAAGACGCGTAG
- a CDS encoding site-specific DNA-methyltransferase: MSAVRQLGDLSHAASSADWLDTILKGDCVAALERLPEKCADVIFADPPYNLQLDGDLHRPDQSKVDAVDDDWDQFESFAAYDAFTRAWLLAAKRVLKPNGTIWVIGSYHNIFRVGAIMQDLGFWILNDVVWRKTNPMPNFRGRRFQNAHETMIWASRDPKAKGYTFNYDAMKAANDDVQMRSDWLFPICTGGERLKNDNGDKLHPTQKPEALLARVLLSSTKPGDVVVDPFFGSGTTGAVAKRLGRHFVGCEREQDYIDAALDRIAHVKPLGAAELEVMSGKRAEPRVAFVSLLDAGLMKPGTKLFDARRRWTATVRADGTIATSEFSGSIHRVGAQLQALDSCNGWTFWHYERSGGLTCIDELRRIARLGIERAGA, translated from the coding sequence ATGTCAGCTGTCCGTCAACTCGGCGACCTTTCCCATGCAGCCTCTTCAGCCGATTGGCTGGACACGATCCTGAAGGGCGACTGCGTCGCGGCGCTCGAACGGCTGCCGGAAAAATGCGCGGACGTCATCTTCGCCGACCCGCCCTACAATCTTCAGCTCGATGGTGATCTCCACCGTCCCGATCAGTCCAAGGTGGATGCTGTCGACGACGACTGGGACCAGTTCGAGAGCTTTGCCGCGTATGATGCGTTCACCCGCGCCTGGCTGCTCGCGGCAAAGCGCGTGCTGAAGCCGAACGGCACGATCTGGGTCATCGGCTCCTATCACAACATCTTCCGCGTCGGCGCGATCATGCAGGATCTGGGCTTCTGGATCCTGAACGACGTGGTGTGGCGCAAGACGAACCCGATGCCGAACTTCCGTGGCCGCAGGTTCCAGAACGCGCATGAGACGATGATCTGGGCATCGCGGGACCCGAAGGCGAAGGGCTATACCTTCAACTACGATGCCATGAAGGCGGCCAATGACGACGTCCAGATGCGCTCGGACTGGCTTTTCCCGATCTGCACCGGCGGCGAGCGCCTCAAGAACGACAATGGCGACAAGCTGCACCCGACCCAGAAGCCGGAAGCGCTTCTCGCCCGCGTGCTCCTGTCCTCGACGAAGCCCGGCGATGTCGTGGTCGACCCGTTTTTCGGTTCAGGCACGACGGGTGCCGTCGCCAAGCGCCTCGGCCGCCACTTCGTGGGCTGCGAGCGAGAGCAGGACTACATCGATGCTGCACTGGACCGCATCGCGCATGTGAAGCCGCTCGGCGCGGCCGAGCTGGAAGTCATGTCGGGCAAACGCGCCGAGCCGCGCGTTGCCTTCGTCAGCCTGCTCGACGCCGGCCTGATGAAGCCGGGCACCAAGCTGTTCGATGCACGCCGCCGCTGGACCGCGACGGTCCGGGCCGATGGCACGATCGCGACGAGCGAGTTCTCCGGCTCCATCCACCGCGTGGGCGCGCAGTTGCAGGCGCTCGACTCATGCAATGGCTGGACCTTCTGGCACTATGAGCGCAGCGGCGGCCTGACCTGCATCGACGAACTGCGCCGCATCGCGCGCCTCGGCATCGAACGCGCCGGGGCCTGA
- a CDS encoding HAD family phosphatase, which produces MTEIRHIVFDIGKVLIHYDPELPFRRLIADDDKRTWFLAEVCTSDWNVEQDRGRSWEEAEALLIERHPDEHDNIRSFRRHWHEMVPHAYEDSVAIMEGLIDAGHDVTMLTNFAADTFVEARNIFPFLNRPRGVTVSGEVKLIKPDEKIFDLHASSFGLEPASTLFIDDSQKNVDGAKRAGWNAVLFQDAETLRADLARYGIAA; this is translated from the coding sequence ATGACCGAAATCCGCCACATCGTCTTCGACATCGGCAAGGTGCTGATCCATTACGATCCGGAACTGCCATTCCGCCGCCTGATCGCCGACGACGACAAGCGCACGTGGTTCCTCGCGGAAGTCTGCACCAGTGATTGGAACGTCGAGCAGGACCGTGGCCGCTCATGGGAGGAGGCGGAGGCGCTGCTCATCGAGCGGCATCCCGACGAACACGACAATATCCGGTCGTTCAGGCGGCATTGGCATGAGATGGTGCCGCATGCCTACGAGGATTCCGTCGCGATCATGGAAGGTTTGATCGATGCGGGACATGACGTGACGATGCTGACCAATTTCGCCGCCGACACCTTCGTTGAGGCGCGAAACATCTTTCCGTTTCTCAACCGCCCGCGCGGGGTGACAGTCTCGGGCGAAGTCAAGCTGATCAAGCCGGACGAGAAGATTTTTGACCTTCACGCGAGCAGTTTCGGGCTGGAACCAGCCTCGACGCTCTTCATCGACGACAGCCAGAAGAACGTGGACGGCGCGAAACGCGCCGGCTGGAACGCAGTTCTTTTCCAGGACGCCGAGACGCTGCGGGCCGATTTGGCGCGATACGGCATAGCAGCCTAG
- the mutY gene encoding A/G-specific adenine glycosylase yields the protein MSPQASSNLDGNHGNAIALLAWYDSHHRDLPWRTPPRAIAAGERPDPYRIWLSEIMLQQTTIEAVKPFFARFLAAWPTVEALAAADTDDVMKAWAGLGYYSRARNLKACAAVIVDDHGGRFPDTEEGLRALPGIGAYTSAAIAAIAFAKPAAVVDGNVERVVSRLYAIDTPLPAAKAEIKARVAAMLPTERPGDFAQAMMDLGATICSPRRPKCMLCPVNDNCDALRTGDPERFPVKAAKTEKPARRGAAFIAVRSDGAVLLRKRVATGLLGGMAEPPNSAWTSRQDGALGTEAAPFPAKWRASGTTSHVFTHFSLMLDVYRADSLDIEAPAGWWWSAPEDLPGEALPTVMKKAIEIAIPGATASHKHAKRMP from the coding sequence ATGTCGCCACAGGCTAGCAGCAATCTGGACGGAAATCACGGCAACGCGATCGCGCTGCTTGCATGGTACGATTCCCATCATCGCGACCTGCCCTGGCGCACGCCGCCGCGCGCCATCGCTGCCGGCGAGCGCCCCGATCCCTACCGCATCTGGCTGTCGGAAATCATGCTCCAGCAGACGACGATCGAGGCGGTGAAGCCGTTCTTCGCGCGATTTCTCGCAGCCTGGCCGACCGTCGAGGCCCTTGCCGCTGCCGACACCGACGATGTCATGAAGGCCTGGGCCGGGCTCGGCTACTATTCCCGCGCACGAAATCTGAAGGCCTGCGCGGCGGTGATCGTCGATGATCATGGCGGCCGCTTTCCCGACACGGAGGAAGGCTTGCGCGCGTTGCCGGGCATCGGCGCCTATACTTCGGCGGCGATCGCGGCGATCGCATTCGCGAAGCCGGCGGCGGTCGTGGACGGAAATGTCGAACGCGTGGTGTCGCGACTTTACGCGATCGATACACCCCTGCCCGCAGCCAAGGCCGAGATCAAGGCACGCGTCGCGGCAATGCTGCCGACTGAGCGACCAGGCGACTTCGCGCAGGCAATGATGGACCTCGGCGCGACGATCTGCTCGCCAAGACGCCCCAAATGCATGCTTTGCCCAGTCAACGACAATTGCGACGCGCTCCGAACGGGTGATCCGGAACGGTTCCCCGTGAAGGCCGCGAAGACGGAGAAGCCGGCGCGGCGCGGCGCGGCTTTCATCGCGGTCCGCAGCGATGGTGCCGTGTTGCTTCGCAAACGCGTTGCGACGGGACTTCTCGGCGGCATGGCGGAGCCGCCGAATTCTGCCTGGACGTCGCGGCAGGACGGCGCGCTCGGCACCGAGGCGGCACCGTTTCCCGCCAAATGGCGGGCATCGGGCACGACCAGCCACGTCTTCACGCATTTCTCGCTTATGCTGGACGTCTACCGCGCCGATTCCCTCGACATCGAAGCGCCGGCGGGCTGGTGGTGGTCCGCGCCTGAAGACCTTCCGGGTGAAGCGCTTCCGACTGTCATGAAGAAGGCAATCGAGATTGCTATCCCCGGTGCAACCGCCAGCCATAAACACGCGAAGAGAATGCCATGA
- a CDS encoding DUF721 domain-containing protein, whose amino-acid sequence MTGKRRNGNAVPVSDLAVDILDPILRKRAGITIGLVQSWEEIVGDRLAASSRPEKISWPRRMNEDDPFEPATLIIACEGASALRLQHETGEIISRVNGFLGFAAVGRIKIVQKPVGTPQKHRPQLRPLTAPETQRLDRMVGEIEDEGLREALARLGRSVMGEKKRPG is encoded by the coding sequence ATGACAGGGAAACGCCGGAACGGCAATGCGGTGCCAGTCAGCGATCTCGCCGTTGATATCCTTGATCCGATTCTGCGCAAGCGCGCCGGCATAACGATCGGTCTCGTCCAGTCCTGGGAAGAGATCGTGGGCGACAGGCTCGCCGCGAGCTCGCGGCCGGAGAAGATTTCCTGGCCGCGCCGCATGAACGAGGATGATCCGTTCGAGCCGGCGACGCTCATCATCGCCTGCGAAGGGGCGTCCGCGTTGCGTCTCCAGCATGAGACCGGCGAGATTATCTCGCGGGTCAACGGCTTCCTGGGCTTCGCCGCGGTGGGCCGTATCAAGATCGTCCAGAAGCCGGTCGGGACACCCCAGAAGCACCGACCGCAACTGCGGCCTCTCACAGCCCCGGAGACCCAGCGTCTGGACCGCATGGTCGGCGAAATCGAGGATGAAGGGCTGCGCGAAGCGCTCGCACGGCTCGGACGCTCCGTGATGGGCGAGAAGAAGAGGCCTGGCTAA